The genomic segment cagaaaaaaatgtataaatgcgACAAAATTTATGTTGGATATTATATCAGTTCATCTGAGTATTTTTGCACTTACCAGATTGACATTTGACTGCTTTTCCGTATAATAAAATGATATGTAAAATCATCTAGAATATTATCTCTGGCAGTGTGGATTTCAGACTGCCTTTAGTCcttcatgttgaaaaaaaaaacacgtttcaCTGAATAGCAATTGATGAATATTAAAATCTGAAGTTTGTCTGGGTTTGGTAGTTGGGGAACTTCTCTGTGTTTTGAAAGCCTTGACATGGCCCTCCTGGTCCTCTCTCTGCTTAAAATTCTAAAGATGAATATAGTAGTTGAAGCTgttaactaaacaaaaaaaagtcgagTGAGCTAACCTTGCATGTTTTATGTCAGCTTTATGCAAAAGATTTTCCATTGGCAGAGGAGacagttttaatgtgaaaaaatcCCATTCTGACTGATATAATTTTAGGAGataagaaaaagtaaaatatgaaatgtgAAAGTGCAAAATGGGATCCCGTTTACAATTCTCCTTTGATTTGCTCCTCTGTCTCTCGCCAAGAGGCTGAATTGTCTCTGGCTAATTACTGAGGCGGCTTGTCCTGCAGTGATGAAATATCGCCAAGCATTACAGCAAGGCTTGTGCTCAGACAGCATTTTGAAATTCCCTGATGTCACTCTGTAAAACCAGCTCTTACAGCGGAACACACCAGTTTGCATAACACAAAGCGATTGTCCAAATCTTTGGTGTGGAATTTGAATGTGATGATTTCAGGCAGAAGCACGATGCCTGCAACTCAAACACTTCCTGTTTGGCTGCTTGTCTGGGGTGCAGAGGAAGTTGAAAGAGGGTTTTTAAATAAGATCAATAGCAGCGGCAAGAAGTGACTGACACGGTAAAGGGGATAAATATCTCATATGCAGTTAGGTCAGACGCTAACAAAATACCCAAAACTCACACATGGGATTCAAGTGTTTAAGAAAATTCTCAAGTGAAACTGCCTCCAAGTGATTTACATACATTAAGAAACATCAAAAGGACTCTTTGTACACCTCTAAGTCATTATTACTTCAAAAGCTTGTGTCTCTGACTTTGTGAAATTAACCAGATCGACCTGCTCTTCATGTTTCACCTGCTCAAGACAGATTTGACCCTGTGGTTGTGGTATTTATGAAGTAAATATAAAAAGGCCACTGCCCTCATATATCCCTGAGTGTATTTTGGCTGCGGCAGAATACAGAATTACCTCCAAGTGAGGCCTCATCACTCTTatgtaaacaaaacacagcTAAGTCACgtattatgactttttttattattattattattgtgtgcAAAGTTTGACTATCCCAACAGCAGGGCCTGTGTTTGACCAACCATATACCCCTGCTGCCCTCGCCACATGTTTAGAAGGGAGGGACTGCTCTGATAACAGGTCACCTCGTTCGTCAAATGCTTTCCCCCTCATCCTCATAACAAAGAGAAGAGGAAGCAGCGGGCACGGATTGCTAAATATGATTTAATAACCTGCGATCAAGCTGGCTCGCAGAGACCGCCTGTGCCACTCATAGCAAAAAGGCCAGTTGTTACCACGGAAACCATGTTTGGCAAGCGCGGGAGATAAATTGCAGCACTATCTGCCTAATAATAATTTCTATTATCTGCACTGGATGTTTAGATTATCATGTAAATAGAGGAACGCGCCGGGCGGCAGCAGGTTGGCGCTGAAGGCTGGTTGAATAGAGGAGATCAAATAAAACAGCTGAGCAATCACCACGTGTGGGTGTGCCAAGAAACGGGAGAGGAGGTAAGCCACAATTAcctcttctttttattttctggtaGTTTCTTTTCAGAAATGGGAAGCTTGTGAATGTGGAGTGAAAATTGTTAACCTCACAAACTGCCGCTGCACACGAGGAGGAAGTCTTCAAGTTCCTTAAATTGGTGGCAATTTTTTAGTTTCACAACATTCCTCTAGtatgcagtaaaacaaaaacttcCCCCTGCTGTGTCACCGGACTATAAGAGTTGAGTTTCTATCACACGCTTTCACTTTGATGCGACTCATAGTGCAAAGGGTAAGAACAAGCTTTTCTCCATAGCATATGCTTctttgaaatgattttcttctaatatttgtttgtgcttcacACCAATTTCCTTAATTATGTctatattttgcatttcctTAAATAATAAGATGCAGGACGGAGATACAGACATTGTTTTGATGACAACACTGTGCTGGGAAATTGTGCCAGTTAAAGCTCGGAGACACTAATTTCCCCAGTGTAGTTAACTCATTAAGTTTATGAGGGTCATCATTTTCAGCACACATCCAGTGTTTGTGCATATAGTGAGAACAGGGCCTGGGAGTTAATGATAAAAGCATCATTGCACTGTATTTACAACACAGAGCAAGCAATAGCGCAGTATTACAACTTGTATACAAACTCATGTGCCAGACCAAAACACTGGCTCCTCATTAAGAGATAATACACTACCACAGTAAACTCGAAAAAGAGGGAAATTAAGAAGGAATATAGAGGGGGAAAGAAATTACTGTTTATATGTGGGTGTTTTTTGAGTgtgttaaagctttttttttttgcatataaatGATAGGTGTGCACTCTTAAATCAAGTGTCAAATTGACTATAGTTTGAAATACTTTGTTGTGCAGCGTGCTAATCTTTTTTCCATTCTCTCTTATCGGCAGAGCTCAAAGCCCTCGAGAAACTGATGAGCGCTGGTTTATTGGTGAGGACAGGAAAACCACGCTGTCTCGCCGGGTTTGTTCCAGGCCACTGACCCAATAAGACGCCTTCGTCTCCCGTGGTTCGGACTGCCTGACTGATCAAACCCTGTGCTGCAGTCCATTCGTCCCCCCAGAGTCAAAGACATAATGTGACACATCTCAGCCTTTGACTGACTTGAGTGACTTACACTGAGGCCACCATGCAGGAGTGTCACACCTggctgtgtctctctgtctacATCATCACCTTTGTGCTGGGCTTCCCAGCCAACATCCTCGCCTTCTACACATTCTGCAAGAAAGTGAGGCAGAAACCCACACCAATCGACATCCTGCTCCTCAACCTGACCATCTCGgacctcctctttctcctgttCCTGCCCTTCAAGATGCAAGAGGTGCTGGACGACATGGTCTGGAATATGCCCTATGCTTTCTGTCCGCTCTCTGGCTTCATCTTTTACATGACTATCTACAACAGCACCTTCTGTCTCACCGCTGTTAGCGTAGAGCGGTACTTGGGCGTGGCTTTCCCCATTCAGCACTCATTGAAGCGGCGACCCGTATATGCTGTTGCTGCCAGCATCTTCTTCTGGATTTTCACCTGCCTCAACCTCAGCATTGTGTATATCATACCCTTTATTGGAAAAGACTCCACCGTTCACAATGTGTCAGGTATTGCTCCCATTGATGCCAGCAAGAGGAGGGTATGTTATGAGAATTTCAGTGATGCTCAGCTGCGGGTCCTCCTGCCTGTGCGTCTGGAGCTCTGTGtggtgcttttctttatccctTTAATAATTTGCAGTTTCTGCTACATCAACTTTATCAGGATTCTGTCCAAGCTGCAACACATTGACCGACGCCGACGCCTCCGGGCCATTGGCATGGCTTTAGGAACACTGCTGGTATTCGCTTTATGTTTTGGCCCCTATAATATCTCCCACATTGTGGGTTTTATCACACGGAAAAGCCCTGACTGGAGAGACACGGCCCTGCTGTGCAGCACCTTTAATGCATGTCTAGATCCTCTTATTTTCTACTTCTCGTCCTCTGCTGTGAGAGGGACAGTAGGTAGTGTGATGAAAGGGGTTAAAAGTCATCTCAACAGTTCCATGTCCTGTCACACGCTCCAGGCTTTGAGGGGAGGAATTAACAAGACTGTAAAAGATAAGGAACACACACAAGAGGAGACCAATACTGTCTGAGCTGACTGAAAAGGAACTGTGAACAGTTCCCTttactaatttattttttcatctttgcaAGCAGGAAATTAATGccatgtttatgtttttgcacgTGAGAAGATGACTTGGCTGTATACAGCACAGACCGATTTTGTTTAACCATATGATGAACCTTCTGTTTGGGAATGAGACAAGGCGGGTAACCTTCTGTCAGCCTGAGCTGATTGTTTTTATGTAGTATAATGTGTAAAGCCACAGAGGCAGCCTAATTTGAActgtcagattaaaaaaataaaaaataaaaaatcttacATAAAGTAACAAGATTTCATAAGCACTCCATTAATGAACTCAGGTGTTGCAAAACACTGCGGTAGAGGTGGAAACAAAATATCTAAGCAACAGCTTTGGATGTCATCTCTACACAATGAGAGGAGACGCTTTCTGAGCAGCTTCAATCATGGACATGATAtgttgtctgtttgcaacaacATCTTCATGATATATCAAGTGTTGGTAGTGAAAGAAGAGAATGGACATGGAAGATCTGACAGCAGATATGTGAACAGAGCTTTATACAAAGAACCTTAAAAAAAGCAGCCAGGtactttttattttagaatatgtttgtatattttgccatttttcttgCATAATAATGGCCATTTTCATGCAGTGTTTGTCTGTGCGTATGGATTTATgcaacatatataaatatatgtgaCGTCTGTATGAGGATTTTATaatacaaaataagaaaatataatTTCATACGCAAATCATATAAACATACATTCTGCATAATTTATGACTTGACTCAGGTaatttcaagaaaacatcactcTGGTGCTTGTGTTTGCGTGTGTCCTTGATGGAAGAGGCAAAAGGTGACACAAACACTATTTTAACAAGCAaagcataaaataataaatgtaccAAAATAACTATGGAACAGCCAGCTGTCATATAAAACGTGACTTTGTTTtaggtgagtgtgtgtttgtacatgaAAGAGGAGAGATAAGGACTCACTTGTTTTATAAAGAGAGAATGAGAAGATTGTATGTAAATTTCCAGGGCATCACATGAATTAAGCCATGTTGTATGAAATGtattccttttttatttattatgaaataaaataaggtTGTGCAGCAGAAAGTTTACTGAGCAGCCTGTTTTTGACATCACTAATGCAGCGATACTGTAGATACATCAGCATGATCCGATGGTGATGATCATTGTTCCTGGCACTGTTTCTTGCTCTTGGCAGTGTGGGCAGGcctaaatttaaaatgaacttCCACCAACATGTGAATCAAGATCTCACCCCACACGCTGCAAACATAAACAATGCTATCACACAAGCAAAGCGCTG from the Acanthochromis polyacanthus isolate Apoly-LR-REF ecotype Palm Island chromosome 12, KAUST_Apoly_ChrSc, whole genome shotgun sequence genome contains:
- the LOC110958812 gene encoding free fatty acid receptor 2-like encodes the protein MQECHTWLCLSVYIITFVLGFPANILAFYTFCKKVRQKPTPIDILLLNLTISDLLFLLFLPFKMQEVLDDMVWNMPYAFCPLSGFIFYMTIYNSTFCLTAVSVERYLGVAFPIQHSLKRRPVYAVAASIFFWIFTCLNLSIVYIIPFIGKDSTVHNVSGIAPIDASKRRVCYENFSDAQLRVLLPVRLELCVVLFFIPLIICSFCYINFIRILSKLQHIDRRRRLRAIGMALGTLLVFALCFGPYNISHIVGFITRKSPDWRDTALLCSTFNACLDPLIFYFSSSAVRGTVGSVMKGVKSHLNSSMSCHTLQALRGGINKTVKDKEHTQEETNTV